The following is a genomic window from Helicobacter sp. MIT 21-1697.
TTTGATATAGGTTTGCAAGAGAGTGCGCGGGATTTGTATTTTAAGTATCTTGCACAGGGCTTTGTGTTGTTTAAGGAAAATGTGGATTCTTTGCTCACAGGAGATTTTCAGTGCAGTAAGCAGGATTTTAGGCAATCGTGCTATTTCTCTCGCACGCAGATTGATGTGAAAAATATCCATATCAATCTTAAAAAAACAAGCTTTGAAATTCATAATCAACTAAGAGCCTTTATCTTTAGAGAATATCAGCTCCCAAGTTTAAAGGGTGTGAGGGTAGCAAAAAGCACTCTAAGCGGGGAATTTATCGGCGCAAATGTCTTTGCAGAGCAGGAAAATGAGTTTATCTTATCAGGCATTGATGGCTTTAAGATTGTAGCGGAGAAAGCGGATATTCTAGCGGGGGGGGGGGGTATAATCCTCCTTTATGCAAAGCATTTCTATTTTATACTTTTTTTAATCTTTTGTTCCACTCAAAAAAATTTTATACATTATTTTATCTATCTTTACACTTATGCGCAAAAACAAGCCTATTTTATAAAAAGGAGCTTGTATGATAAATACGCATAATTTCCCCAAAATTGAGGGTAGATATATTAATTTACGCGAGGCGGAGGTGAGTGATTCTGCCTTTATTCTCTCTCTAAGAATAGATAAGAAAAAATCACAATACATTCACAAAACACAAAATAGCTTGCACAATCAAATAGCCTATATGAATCGCTATAAGAGTTTAGAGAATGAATGGTATTTCATCATAGAGGATAAGCAAGGGAATGCACTTGGGACAAATAGCATTTATCCTACTTATAATCAATTTGTGCTGGATTCTAAGTTATGTTTTTATGAGATTGGGCGCTGGATTATGAGTGATGAAGCGAGTTTCTTGCAAGTTTTAGAATCTGACTTGCTAACAAAACAGGTATTTTTTGAGACTTATAAACTAGATGATAAAAATGTCTTTACGACAAATCCCAAAAATATGAGTGTTTTAAACTATCATCTTAAATTTGGTGCGCTCAAAGTGGGATTTGATGAGAAAGAGGGTTTAGAGATTTTGCTTTTAACGCAGCAAGATTATCAAAAACACAAATCAAAAATGACTTTATTACTACATAAGGAGTGAGTATGGAAAGCACAATAGAAAAACGCATTTATGGGATTTTAAGCAGTGTTTTGGATATGCAAGTAGATGAAAAAACGCATATTTCTATGGAAACTTGCGAACAATGGAGTTCTTTAGCACATATTGATATTGTGATGAGCGTAGAGGAAGAGTTTGGCATTTGCTTTAAAGAGGGTGATTTAGCCTCTATTGTTTCTCAAGAAGCCCTTGTTTTAAAAGTGAAAGAGATTTTATCGCGTGATACAAAGGCTTTGTGATGCTTAACTTACCTATTCATCATATTGGTATTGCAAGTGTAGATATAATAAAAGAATTGAGTGTTTTTAAAGCACTTGGATTTGTGCAAGAGGGTGAGTTTATAGATGAAATACAAGGTGTTAGGGGCATATTTGTGATTCCAAGTGATAGAGCATTGCCACAATATCGCTTTGAGCTTTTAGAAAATTTGCATAAACAGGGTCCGCTTACAAACTACCTCAAAAACAAAACCAAAATGTATCATATTGCCTATAAGAGTGTGGATATACAAAAAGATATGCAATCCCTGCTAGATAGCGGGGGGGGGGGGGGGGTAATATGCTCATAACGCCCATTACAAGTGCAAGTTATTTTAAAAGAATTTGCTTTGTTATGCTTAAAAATCGTTTATTAGTGGAATTAGTAGAAGAAAAGTAAGTGGAGAAAGAAATGGAATTAGATGTATTTAAAGAACATATCACGCGAAAAGAGATTTTAGAATCTGCAAGATTCGTCCAAAAACACACAAATGTGCTTAAAAAATACACAATTAATGTGCATAGGAATCACGCATTTGAAGCAATTTCAAGCATTATTAGTCCCTTTTTGCAAAAAAGTGGTATTTTTGGTGAATTTAATCTTAGTCCTTATGATGATAGTTTTTTGTTTGCTTCTTTGCAAGAGGAAATGTGGCAAAAGGCAGATTTAGAGATTGTGTGGATTGATTTTAATCATTATAAAAACACAGCCATTTTGCCCTATCTTTTAGAAAGGCTCAAGGCATTGCGCAATGTTTCTTTGGCTCCTATTTTGGTTATTGCTTTAGATATTGATAAAGGCATTGATGAAAATTTGGAGGATTTAAAAGCATTTTTAGATGTGAGTGATTGTGAGGTTTTATTTGTATCTGCGCTTTTGAGCACATTTGATAGGGAGGATTTAATAGATGAGGTAAAAAGCAAAATCACAGGTTCAAGGTTGAGTAATTTTGCTTGTGTGAAACTTGCACAGCTGCTCGGGCTTGTGTGGATTCCAGCTTTTTTGCTTCCTAACCTAAAGGCAATCGTGTGCGATTTGGATAACACGCTTTATCGTGGTATTTTAGGTGAAGATGGCATCAATGGAATTATCCTTAATGAGGATTATCAAAACTTGCAAAAGCAGATTCTTTCCCATAAAAAGCAAGGATTTTTACTTGCCCTTGCTTCAAAAAATGAGGAGGAAGACGCAAAAGAGCTTTTTAAAACAAGAAAAGATTTTGTGCTCAAGTGGGCAGATTTTGATATAAAAAAGGTAAGTTGGAATCCTAAAGTCCAAAGCTTACAAGAGATAGCACAGGGCTTTAATATAGGGTTAGATTCTATACTTTTTATTGATGATAATCTTGCTGAAGTGCAAAGTGTGCAAAGTTTGGGTGTAAAAACGATTTTAGCAACTTCACCATCTGAAGTGTTAAGAATCCTTAGTCTTTTTCCACAATTAAAAAAGATAAATATAAAAAGAGAGGATTTACTGCGCTCTTTAGACATAAAGGCAAACGCACAAAGAGAATCTCTTAAAGAGTTGCCCAAGAGCGAGTATTTTAAAAGCCTTTGTATGCAGTTAGAGTTTTGTGTGAATAATATGAAAAGTATAGAAAGAATTGAGGAATTGCTCAACAAAACCAATCAATTTATCGCAAACTATACACGTCCTAGTCTAGAGCAAGTGCGAGAGTGGATTATGGACAAGCAGCATTGTGTAGTTTCTGTTGCAATGCAAGATAAACTAAGTGATAGTGGGATTATTGGTATTTTTGTAGGTAAAAGTGAGGATTCTTATTTATGCCTTATAGATTTATGCGTGAGTTGCCGCGCACTTGGTAGAAAGATAGAGGATATTATGCTTTTTCAATCTTTAAATCTAATGGCAGATTTTTTAAAAATAAAGAAAGAGAATGTAAAAGTGTATTATCAAAAAGGAGCGAGAAATGCACCATTTTTAAGTTTTCTTGACTCTTTAAATAGAGAAAAAAGTGAAAACTTTGTGATTCTAAGAATATCAAAGCCTGATACAAGTGGGCTTAAAATCAACATAAAGGAAGTAAAATGAAAAAAGAACAGCAAAGATTGGAAAACATTGCACAAGATTATAACAATCCGCTTCAAGCAAAGGAAGTAACAAATTTAGAGATTTTTTATGGATTTGAGATTTTTAAGAGATTTTATAGTGGTGGTGATGTTTTGGAAATGGGACCCGCAGAAGGAGTGATGACAAAATATTTGGTGGATTATGTAGAGAATCTTGAAGTTTTAGAGGGTTCATCGCATTTTGCCCAAAATCTTAAAAAACAATTTCCGCATTTAAATGTGCATAATGCTTTGTTTGAGGAGTTTAAGCCAAGCAAAAAATATGATTGTATTATAATGG
Proteins encoded in this region:
- a CDS encoding HAD-IIIC family phosphatase, which gives rise to MELDVFKEHITRKEILESARFVQKHTNVLKKYTINVHRNHAFEAISSIISPFLQKSGIFGEFNLSPYDDSFLFASLQEEMWQKADLEIVWIDFNHYKNTAILPYLLERLKALRNVSLAPILVIALDIDKGIDENLEDLKAFLDVSDCEVLFVSALLSTFDREDLIDEVKSKITGSRLSNFACVKLAQLLGLVWIPAFLLPNLKAIVCDLDNTLYRGILGEDGINGIILNEDYQNLQKQILSHKKQGFLLALASKNEEEDAKELFKTRKDFVLKWADFDIKKVSWNPKVQSLQEIAQGFNIGLDSILFIDDNLAEVQSVQSLGVKTILATSPSEVLRILSLFPQLKKINIKREDLLRSLDIKANAQRESLKELPKSEYFKSLCMQLEFCVNNMKSIERIEELLNKTNQFIANYTRPSLEQVREWIMDKQHCVVSVAMQDKLSDSGIIGIFVGKSEDSYLCLIDLCVSCRALGRKIEDIMLFQSLNLMADFLKIKKENVKVYYQKGARNAPFLSFLDSLNREKSENFVILRISKPDTSGLKINIKEVK
- a CDS encoding formyltransferase family protein; its protein translation is MCVRFPNPNHFKVCIAGKNAIARNALKLLQARFKNDELCIIPNRDDVGMDTWQPSLLKYAREENISVCTLEQVQQIPNLLFLSLEFDRLLRTEQFASKTLYNIHFSALPKYKGVYTSITPLLNGERTSGVTLHCIDNGIDTGDIIAQRIFDIGLQESARDLYFKYLAQGFVLFKENVDSLLTGDFQCSKQDFRQSCYFSRTQIDVKNIHINLKKTSFEIHNQLRAFIFREYQLPSLKGVRVAKSTLSGEFIGANVFAEQENEFILSGIDGFKIVAEKADILAGGGGIILLYAKHFYFILFLIFCSTQKNFIHYFIYLYTYAQKQAYFIKRSLYDKYA
- a CDS encoding acyl carrier protein, yielding MEKRIYGILSSVLDMQVDEKTHISMETCEQWSSLAHIDIVMSVEEEFGICFKEGDLASIVSQEALVLKVKEILSRDTKAL